In the Flavobacteriales bacterium genome, AAAACAATGTTTCAATTTTAATAGATGCAGAAGAGTCATGGATCCAAGGAGCGATTGATCATTTCGCATCAACATTAATGCAAGAATTAAATACAAATAAAGCATGGATATACAACACATTTCAGCTTTACAGAACAGATCGACTGAATTACTTAAAACAATCACATAAACAAGCCACGGAAAATAACTTTATTCTTGGTTGTAAACTTGTACGAGGAGCATACATGGACACAGAAAGAGAAAGAGCGTTGCTCTTTAATTACAAATCGCCCATACATTTAACTAAAAAAGAATGTGATGACGATTTTAATAGCTCAATAGATTATTGTCTTGAAAATACCGATTCTATTGCAACCTGCCTTGGCACACATAACGAACAAAGCTCAGAGTATTTAACTCAAATTATTGCGAAAAACAATATTGATAAATCAAGTTCTCGTGTGGTAATTTCGCAGCTGTTAGGAATGAGCGACCATATAACATTTAACATGGCCAGACAAGGCTACAATGTTGCAAAATTTATTCCCTACGGTCCGGTTGAAGAGGTTATTCCTTATCTGATTCGAAGAGCGAAAGAAAACAAATCTGTACTGAACGAATCGAACAGAGAACTTGAAATAATTATTAAGGAAATAGAACGAAGGAAGCGAAATAACTAATCACAACCACAAGC is a window encoding:
- a CDS encoding proline dehydrogenase family protein, whose translation is MIDLNNTEIAFKHRSDRELRNAKFIFTIAKNDTLSRIGIFFLELAHRAKLPVKRIIRKLLFNHFCGGENINECTNKIEFLSKRNVNTILQYATEGKNTRTQFDDSRDKSLETLNSIKEIPEITFIVVKMSGISSHKLLKKITSDKKLSETELAQRNRAENRLRDICVQAKKNNVSILIDAEESWIQGAIDHFASTLMQELNTNKAWIYNTFQLYRTDRLNYLKQSHKQATENNFILGCKLVRGAYMDTERERALLFNYKSPIHLTKKECDDDFNSSIDYCLENTDSIATCLGTHNEQSSEYLTQIIAKNNIDKSSSRVVISQLLGMSDHITFNMARQGYNVAKFIPYGPVEEVIPYLIRRAKENKSVLNESNRELEIIIKEIERRKRNN